A single region of the Gracilibacillus caseinilyticus genome encodes:
- a CDS encoding helix-turn-helix domain-containing protein has product MTPKQMKLLRLYEGLTQKEFAEKVDLALSTVAKVEAGFVDVSDVTRSRVLRVYDLQDAGYLAFCERMGAR; this is encoded by the coding sequence ATGACACCAAAACAAATGAAGTTGTTGCGACTCTATGAAGGCTTAACTCAGAAAGAGTTCGCAGAAAAGGTTGACTTAGCATTATCGACAGTCGCGAAAGTTGAGGCGGGTTTTGTAGACGTATCCGACGTAACAAGATCGAGGGTGCTTCGAGTTTATGATCTACAAGATGCCGGTTACTTAGCGTTCTGTGAGCGTATGGGAGCTAGATAA